The Triplophysa rosa linkage group LG15, Trosa_1v2, whole genome shotgun sequence genome has a segment encoding these proteins:
- the pcare2 gene encoding uncharacterized protein pcare2 — protein sequence MGCSPSKGQLFSKKTMPTAPQELLSNTTSEESAETEIQDNTINIQGKRSSVGDVVCDATLKVVEGDGPEEDVDVVQKGGSQDGQTAQGGLLGKSKKGTEEIKTKRKQGKQRKLRKQRLRETSYVQSKAEFILKAQHRACAYLNPSISKYESLLELLDQASQTRLSLRSTVASVILHYEEINQALEEMAAEGEQMLWEHGHYMTWPSSLKDCPLTISKPNNDLNTSEVPSEMLRQMLLHSTLKMISVGDSVRCLGDSALQELADYFGSLSELVEEKLRAKHAAESRLKQVLTRVEAAALGKGSPEDSALHSEDSGIGADNECQNGTERLRRHRNSSGSNVGTISVCTTGNSPDQQLTNDNEEVTDNDDDDDDDDEDNDAEIEEVNSRDEQMTDKMREAICSSSEADPLNRDGLQINDQVNKNVRRNTRRPKTTDNSCQVKRKSRHLRGPKHSQSTGCLCANVEGSELNEQQRTPRNKQTLQEFLTSKDFPGEPRGRIQTKIRRHSSGGQNAVRYYGLQYGSKGPFTATPPNSPTEFTPEPPGRHAVKRLINTFSQGVEGNSRLDQRPSRVKSNKKNCLPLLLNSRGALTTNSSTRPPEPRLSDRPEHVDLESLPPPPPEMLMDNSFERSTGLPPQEWTQWSQCRQQRASLPRETVAPNRVNMQQGYISYSDTRPLRQDALVGSCIEQDYNKLIELDSEREAAATCNQQKAVHKSGLANGRTCRSPPPQGCNDHQKFVPPTTPPVSRARLSPSCPTVHHAVPTPPSTGLPPSGNWTPSTTPTPSSIHRWAVTEENDPSVSSSQLFSEARSVFCQNNQLVPHTGTPSCTSTLPRPWGESAKRRIPTAHLQPTFMRCSPSGHRSSHSEQQQSLFNVKQQHIQGNDVTIDGTNKVSILSEDNRSDRGGTDQEPYTAHLNTHSVLEGEEIIDKLDRLLFLGNISKSRTQC from the coding sequence ATGGGTTGCTCTCCTTCTAAAGGTCAACTCttcagtaaaaaaacaatgccaaCTGCACCGCAAGAACTGCTCTCAAACACGACTTCAGAAGAATCAGCAGAAACAGAGATACAGGACAATACTATAAACATACAAGGTAAGAGATCCTCAGTAGGTGACGTAGTCTGTGATGCCACTTTGAAAGTCGTTGAAGGAGACGGTCCTGAAGAAGATGTGGATGTAGTCCAGAAAGGAGGTTCTCAGGATGGACAGACTGCACAAGGGGGGTTGCTAGGGAAGTCGAAGAAAGGCACCgaagaaataaagacaaaacgtAAGCAAGGAAAACAGAGGAAGCTCAGAAAACAGAGGTTAAGAGAAACTTCATATGTGCAGTCCAAAGCAGAGTTCATATTAAAAGCACAGCACAGAGCCTGTGCTTACCTGAACCCCAGCATATCCAAATACGAGTCGCTATTGGAACTATTGGACCAGGCATCTCAGACCCGCTTATCTTTGAGGAGCACGGTAGCTTCAGTAATCTTACACTATGAAGAAATCAACCAAGCTTTGGAGGAAATGGCCGCTGAAGGTGAGCAGATGTTGTGGGAACACGGACACTACATGACTTGGCCTTCTTCACTTAAAGACTGTCCACTTACGATAAGCAAACCCAACAATGATCTGAACACTTCTGAGGTTCCTTCTGAAATGCTCCGGCAAATGCTTCTTCACTCCACACTAAAGATGATCTCTGTTGGAGACTCTGTGAGATGCCTGGGTGATTCCGCATTACAAGAACTAGCCGATTACTTTGGTTCCTTGTCTGAACTGGTAGAAGAGAAATTACGTGCTAAGCATGCGGCAGAGAGTCGCTTGAAACAGGTCTTGACACGTGTGGAAGCTGCTGCTCTCGGGAAAGGCAGTCCTGAGGACTCTGCCCTGCACAGCGAGGACAGTGGCATAGGTGCCGACAATGAGTGTCAGAATGGCACAGAGCGCCTCCGACGCCATCGCAATAGTTCTGGGTCGAACGTGGGCACAATATCTGTTTGTACCACAGGTAACTCTCCTGATCAGCAGCTTACAAATGACAATGAAGAAGTTACAgacaatgatgatgatgatgacgatgatgatgaagataATGATGCAGAAATCGAAGAAGTCAATTCTAGAGATGAGCAGATGACTGACAAGATGAGGGAAGCTATCTGTAGTTCTTCTGAAGCAGATCCTCTAAATCGGGATGGTCTTCAAATCAACGACCAAGTCAACAAGAATGTAAGGAGGAACACCAGACGACCAAAAACCACAGATAACAGCTGTCAGGTGAAACGAAAGAGCCGCCATTTAAGAGGACCAAAGCATTCACAATCCACAGGGTGTTTGTGTGCCAACGTAGAAGGCTCTGAACTAAATGAGCAACAGAGGACCCcgagaaacaaacaaactctTCAGGAGTTTTTGACAAGTAAAGATTTTCCTGGGGAGCCCAGAGGTCGCATTCAGACGAAGATTAGAAGACATTCATCAGGAGGACAGAATGCAGTCAGGTATTACGGTCTTCAGTACGGTAGCAAAGGGCCTTTTACAGCAACGCCACCTAATTCTCCCACAGAGTTTACTCCAGAACCACCTGGCCGACATGCTGTCAAGAGGCTCATTAATACTTTTAGCCAAGGAGTGGAAGGCAATTCCAGACTGGATCAAAGACCATCAAGAGTCAAGAGTAACAAGAAAAATTGCCTTCCGTTGCTGTTGAACAGCAGAGGTGCACTTACCACCAATAGCAGCACCCGTCCACCCGAGCCCAGACTGTCAGACAGACCAGAGCATGTGGATTTAGAGAGTCTTCCACCTCCACCCCCAGAGATGTTGATGGATAACTCATTTGAGAGGAGTACAGGGTTGCCACCTCAGGAGTGGACTCAATGGTCACAGTGTAGACAGCAACGTGCTTCATTGCCAAGAGAGACTGTGGCCCCCAACAGGGTGAACATGCAACAAGGCTACATCAGTTACTCTGATACTCGTCCACTGAGACAAGATGCTTTGGTGGGTTCCTGCATTGAACAGGATTACAACAAACTGATTGAGCTGGATTCTGAAAGAGAGGCAGCAGCCACTTGTAACCAGCAAAAGGCTGTTCACAAGTCAGGCCTGGCTAACGGAAGAACATGCCGATCTCCACCGCCTCAAGGATGCAATGACCACCAAAAGTTTGTTCCTCCGACAACTCCACCCGTCTCCAGAGCGCGACTTTCACCCTCTTGTCCCACCGTGCACCATGCAGTGCCAACCCCTCCGTCCACAGGTCTCCCCCCGAGTGGGAACTGGACACCATCCACAACACCAACCCCCTCTAGTATACATAGATGGGCTGTGACAGAAGAAAACGACCCGTCTGTTTCAAGCTCACAATTGTTTTCTGAAGCTCGATCCGTATTCTGTCAGAACAACCAGTTAGTTCCTCATACAGGGACGCCTTCATGTACTTCTACATTGCCACGGCCATGGGGAGAATCAGCAAAAAGGAGAATTCCCACTGCTCATCTTCAACCCACTTTTATGAGATGCAGTCCCTCGGGTCATAGGTCATCCCACAGTGAGCAGCAACAATCCTTGTTTAATGTCAAGCAACAACACATTCAGGGCAATGATGTCACAATTGATGG